A genome region from Flavobacterium sp. CFS9 includes the following:
- the rlmB gene encoding 23S rRNA (guanosine(2251)-2'-O)-methyltransferase RlmB yields the protein MEKEHQIFGIRAIIEAIQAGKEVDKVFIQKEISGELMKDLMKVMKRANINFSYVPVEKLNRLTPNNHQGAVATISPIGFIELEHLVESTIESGSKPLFLILDQISDARNFGAIIRTAECTGVNGIIVQKAGSAPVNGDTVKTSAGAVFNVPICKVEHIKDAIFYLQGSGIKTVAATEKTDQNIYDITLNEPVAIIMGSEDRGINPSVLKIVDEKAKLPMFGSIGSLNVSVACGAFLYETVRQRS from the coding sequence ATGGAAAAAGAACATCAAATATTTGGAATTAGAGCCATTATAGAAGCCATTCAGGCGGGAAAAGAAGTGGATAAAGTATTTATTCAAAAAGAAATTTCCGGAGAATTAATGAAAGATTTAATGAAGGTGATGAAACGCGCTAACATTAATTTTTCTTACGTACCTGTAGAAAAACTTAATCGATTAACTCCAAATAATCATCAGGGAGCGGTAGCAACCATCTCTCCTATTGGTTTTATTGAACTGGAACATTTGGTTGAATCAACAATCGAATCCGGATCAAAACCTTTATTTTTAATACTGGATCAAATTTCAGATGCCAGAAATTTTGGTGCTATTATCAGAACTGCTGAATGTACCGGTGTAAATGGAATCATTGTTCAGAAAGCTGGTTCTGCTCCAGTGAATGGTGATACGGTTAAAACTTCAGCCGGAGCAGTTTTTAATGTTCCAATCTGTAAAGTAGAACATATCAAAGATGCCATTTTTTACCTTCAGGGGTCAGGTATCAAAACAGTAGCTGCTACCGAAAAAACCGACCAAAATATATACGACATTACATTAAACGAACCAGTAGCTATCATCATGGGATCTGAAGACAGAGGTATAAATCCTTCTGTATTGAAAATTGTTGATGAAAAAGCAAAATTACCGATGTTCGGATCTATCGGATCTTTAAATGTTTCTGTTGCGTGCGGCGCATTTTTATACGAAACTGTTCGCCAAAGAAGTTAA
- a CDS encoding SusC/RagA family TonB-linked outer membrane protein produces the protein MKLKFNGFLVLFLVLVAQLTFAQERAVSGTVSDNTGIPLPGVSVLVKGTKTATQTDFDGKYTIKAAPNQVLVFSYIGMKAQEVSASSTTVNAKLKDDSVELESVVVTALGVKKSARALGYATQEVKAADITRANNNSLAGALQGKLAGVSITPSSGAPGASSQIIIRGARSFTGNNTPLYVIDGMPVASQPDFGTGNGVTGADIANRAVDIDPNEIESINVLKGQAASALYGLRASNGVILITTKSGKNLAQSGKPTITFNTSTSFETISKKPSTQNEYAQGINGKFDPNSSMNWGPKISELPNDATYGGNVANALNGGTLRPGLYYVPQRAKAGLDPWVAPRAYDNIGDFFKTGFTINNTLNVAQSTEKTNYSFGVGNSKQDGIIPETGMSRYTVKALVDTKLNNEWKTGFSFNYVQTKINKSSAANDGAIVGVFGGPRSYDLKGIGYANPSNPYDQIYYRPGVFNNPYWAAKNNEFSEKTNRVYGNAYIQYSPIISENGSQKLTVKYQAGVDSWTTNYRDIFEFGSKLDLSGQTSSAHLYGTTNDVINSLLTVNYNLNITNDFNLNVLVGNEYNHQNTKEYDDLGTAFNFGGFPTITNARIVTASEYRRQIRTVGFFGNAEFSYKNMIFLSGTIRKDIASNMPRNNRDFVYPSASLGFVVTELEGLKGSSVLSYAKLRGSIAEVGQAGNYVGNSFTTPSYSGGFWSGNPVQYPLGGISSFIPSNVQYDPNLKPQNTKSYELGVDLKFFNNRVGIDYTFSKQNSTNQIFNVPLSGSTGANSLVTNGGKMRNDVHELSLFVNPVRTADFNWTFNVNYSQIDSYVEALANGVDNIFLGGFTTPQLRASVGDRFPVIYGTGYLRDANNNIVVNAQGLPQADGKLKVLGEVAPKFTLGGSTQFTYKRVSLGAVVDWKNGGKMYSGSNNLMNFYGVDARTADRTSQFVYPGVKADGTPNDIVRGGAADPNGAQQLQAALNGIAESAVFDASFVKLREVTLGYQFPKLLDNAVDIKASVFARNILLWSKMPNLDPEATQGNNNFAGGFEQWSMPQTKSIGFGLNFTF, from the coding sequence ATGAAACTAAAGTTCAATGGATTCCTAGTACTTTTCTTAGTACTAGTTGCGCAACTTACGTTCGCGCAAGAAAGAGCTGTTTCTGGAACAGTTTCTGACAATACAGGAATACCTTTACCAGGTGTTAGTGTATTAGTTAAAGGAACTAAGACAGCAACGCAAACAGATTTTGATGGAAAATACACTATCAAAGCAGCACCAAATCAAGTATTAGTTTTTAGCTACATTGGGATGAAAGCTCAAGAAGTATCAGCTAGTTCTACTACTGTTAATGCAAAATTAAAAGACGATTCAGTAGAATTGGAAAGCGTAGTAGTTACAGCCTTAGGTGTTAAGAAAAGTGCACGCGCACTTGGATACGCTACTCAGGAAGTAAAAGCTGCAGACATCACAAGAGCAAACAACAACAGTCTTGCCGGAGCTTTACAAGGTAAATTAGCGGGTGTATCTATTACTCCTTCTAGTGGTGCGCCTGGAGCTTCTTCTCAAATCATAATTCGTGGTGCGCGTTCTTTCACAGGAAACAACACACCTTTGTATGTTATTGATGGTATGCCTGTAGCATCTCAACCTGATTTCGGTACTGGAAACGGTGTAACCGGAGCGGATATTGCTAACAGAGCTGTGGATATTGACCCTAACGAAATTGAGTCTATCAACGTTCTAAAAGGACAAGCTGCATCTGCTTTATACGGATTAAGAGCTTCTAATGGTGTAATTTTAATTACTACAAAAAGCGGTAAAAACCTAGCACAAAGCGGGAAGCCTACTATTACTTTCAACACTTCTACAAGTTTTGAAACCATTTCAAAAAAACCAAGTACTCAAAACGAGTATGCACAAGGTATAAATGGAAAATTTGATCCAAACTCTTCAATGAACTGGGGTCCAAAAATCTCTGAATTACCAAATGATGCAACTTACGGAGGAAACGTCGCTAACGCATTAAACGGCGGAACTCTAAGACCAGGTCTTTACTATGTACCACAAAGAGCAAAAGCTGGATTAGACCCATGGGTTGCACCTCGCGCTTATGACAATATTGGTGATTTCTTCAAAACAGGATTCACAATCAATAATACTTTAAATGTTGCTCAGTCAACTGAAAAAACAAATTACTCTTTTGGAGTAGGAAACTCTAAGCAAGACGGTATCATCCCTGAAACAGGAATGAGCAGATATACTGTAAAAGCACTTGTAGACACAAAGTTAAACAACGAGTGGAAAACTGGTTTCTCTTTTAACTACGTTCAAACTAAAATCAACAAAAGTTCAGCTGCAAATGACGGGGCTATTGTTGGTGTATTCGGAGGTCCAAGAAGTTACGACTTAAAAGGAATTGGTTACGCTAATCCTTCAAACCCATACGATCAAATCTATTACAGACCAGGTGTTTTCAACAACCCTTACTGGGCTGCTAAAAACAATGAATTCAGCGAAAAAACAAACCGTGTTTACGGTAACGCTTACATTCAGTACTCTCCAATTATCAGTGAAAACGGAAGTCAAAAACTTACTGTTAAGTATCAAGCAGGTGTAGACTCTTGGACTACAAACTACAGAGATATTTTTGAATTTGGAAGCAAACTTGATCTTTCAGGACAAACTAGTAGTGCACACCTTTACGGTACAACTAATGATGTTATCAACTCTTTACTTACAGTAAACTACAACTTGAACATCACTAATGATTTTAACTTAAATGTTTTGGTTGGAAACGAGTACAATCATCAAAACACTAAAGAATATGATGATCTTGGAACAGCTTTCAACTTTGGAGGTTTCCCAACTATCACTAACGCAAGAATCGTAACAGCTTCAGAATACCGCAGACAAATTCGTACTGTTGGTTTCTTCGGTAATGCTGAGTTCTCATACAAAAACATGATTTTCTTAAGTGGTACTATCCGTAAAGATATTGCATCTAACATGCCAAGAAATAACAGAGATTTCGTTTACCCATCTGCCTCTTTAGGTTTTGTGGTAACTGAATTGGAAGGTTTAAAAGGAAGTTCAGTACTTTCTTACGCTAAACTTAGAGGATCTATTGCTGAAGTAGGTCAAGCTGGAAACTACGTTGGTAACTCTTTCACAACACCAAGTTACTCAGGCGGATTCTGGTCTGGAAACCCAGTACAGTACCCATTAGGAGGAATTAGCTCATTTATTCCTAGCAACGTACAATACGATCCAAACTTAAAACCACAAAATACAAAATCGTATGAACTTGGGGTTGACTTAAAATTCTTCAACAACAGAGTTGGAATTGATTATACTTTCTCTAAACAAAATTCAACAAATCAAATCTTCAATGTTCCATTATCAGGTTCTACAGGAGCAAATTCTCTTGTAACAAATGGAGGAAAAATGCGTAATGACGTACACGAATTAAGTTTATTCGTTAATCCGGTTCGTACTGCTGATTTCAACTGGACATTTAACGTAAACTACTCTCAAATTGATTCTTACGTAGAGGCATTAGCAAACGGTGTAGACAACATCTTCCTTGGAGGATTTACTACCCCACAGCTTAGAGCTAGCGTTGGAGATCGTTTCCCAGTTATCTACGGTACAGGATACTTAAGAGATGCTAACAACAACATCGTTGTAAACGCTCAAGGTCTTCCACAAGCTGACGGTAAATTAAAAGTATTAGGAGAAGTTGCACCTAAATTTACTTTAGGAGGTTCTACACAATTCACTTACAAAAGAGTATCTTTAGGAGCAGTTGTAGATTGGAAAAATGGTGGAAAAATGTACAGTGGATCTAACAACTTAATGAACTTTTACGGTGTAGATGCAAGAACAGCAGACAGAACTTCTCAGTTTGTTTACCCAGGTGTTAAAGCTGACGGAACTCCAAACGACATCGTTAGAGGTGGTGCAGCAGATCCAAACGGAGCTCAACAATTACAAGCAGCTTTAAATGGTATTGCAGAATCTGCAGTATTTGATGCAAGTTTTGTAAAATTAAGAGAGGTTACTTTAGGATACCAATTCCCTAAATTATTAGACAACGCAGTAGACATCAAAGCTTCTGTTTTCGCAAGAAACATCTTGTTATGGTCTAAAATGCCAAATCTTGATCCAGAAGCAACACAAGGAAACAACAACTTTGCTGGTGGATTCGAACAATGGTCAATGCCACAAACTAAGAGCATTGGTTTTGGATTGAACTTTACATTTTAA
- a CDS encoding SusD/RagB family nutrient-binding outer membrane lipoprotein, which translates to MKLYNSIKNNKTALVLLSLTTFFSSCSNYLDVDKDTDDPTVAPLNYLLTNTQTTISELGDFNNSTGDILAVYTHQMTSREEEDQYGVKVDNIPMNNDWNTIYLGLNDIETLITQATASGDLVYLGIAQMEKAYIMAYAVDMWGDVPYTEATKLTSGNLGPKFDNQKEIYASIFKLIDAAKVNLKSNAGLKKPGLDDVFYGGSSTKWIKFANTFKLKLYNQVRLTSDFDQAGFNALVAEGDFFTSNADDFQFARFNSISPTNERNRLFIESYESTQFGSYQSPWMYEILKGVNPNIHNGNPDPRMKYYYYNQLKPNQFPPDQGNTTTGNPGADYWDKSTGFVSIRFGSTGPDRDKSAENTFTYPGIFPSGGRYDDGQGGSVSTLAAKSGTGIAPHRILTYDEFLYIQAELIQVGKLAGSASAKLQQAVTASFAKVDQVVAKSQSPQLATIPVLTGSAAVTTFITKLMNEFNAGDATKKLEIIMTQKWVGTFGDPADQYVDYRRTGFPVLANPLSTTKEYQLNNNDAFPLNDSQTVLNNPFQLSWYWPQVELNSNANAPAQKNPGTYKIFWDL; encoded by the coding sequence ATGAAATTATATAATTCTATAAAAAATAATAAAACTGCTCTGGTTTTATTATCTCTCACTACTTTTTTCAGTAGCTGCAGTAATTATTTAGATGTTGATAAAGATACAGATGACCCTACAGTTGCCCCGTTAAATTACCTATTAACAAATACGCAAACAACTATTTCTGAACTAGGTGATTTCAACAACAGTACGGGAGACATATTAGCTGTATACACCCATCAAATGACTTCCAGAGAAGAAGAAGATCAATATGGTGTAAAAGTTGACAACATTCCTATGAATAATGACTGGAATACTATTTATTTAGGTCTAAATGATATCGAAACCTTAATAACACAAGCTACTGCATCAGGAGATTTAGTGTATCTTGGTATTGCTCAAATGGAAAAAGCATATATTATGGCATATGCTGTAGATATGTGGGGAGATGTTCCTTATACAGAAGCAACCAAATTAACTTCTGGTAATCTTGGACCAAAATTTGACAATCAAAAAGAAATTTATGCCAGTATTTTTAAATTAATAGATGCTGCAAAAGTTAACTTAAAAAGCAATGCTGGTTTAAAAAAACCAGGTCTTGATGATGTTTTTTATGGAGGTAGCAGTACTAAATGGATCAAATTTGCTAATACCTTTAAACTAAAATTGTACAACCAGGTACGATTAACTTCCGATTTTGATCAGGCAGGATTTAACGCGCTGGTAGCCGAAGGCGATTTCTTCACTTCAAACGCTGATGATTTCCAATTTGCACGTTTCAATTCAATTTCACCTACTAACGAAAGAAACAGGTTGTTTATTGAATCTTACGAGAGTACTCAGTTTGGATCTTACCAAAGCCCATGGATGTATGAAATTTTAAAAGGAGTAAATCCTAACATCCATAACGGTAATCCAGATCCAAGGATGAAATATTACTATTACAACCAATTAAAACCAAACCAATTCCCACCTGATCAAGGAAACACCACTACAGGAAATCCAGGTGCAGATTATTGGGATAAATCAACTGGTTTCGTTAGTATCCGATTTGGAAGTACAGGTCCGGACAGAGATAAAAGTGCTGAAAACACATTCACTTACCCTGGTATCTTCCCTTCAGGAGGTAGATATGATGACGGACAAGGTGGTTCAGTATCAACATTAGCTGCAAAATCAGGAACTGGTATAGCGCCACACAGAATATTAACTTATGACGAATTCTTGTACATTCAGGCAGAGTTAATACAGGTTGGAAAGTTAGCCGGAAGTGCCTCAGCTAAACTTCAGCAGGCAGTTACCGCAAGTTTTGCTAAAGTAGATCAGGTAGTAGCTAAGAGCCAATCACCTCAATTAGCAACAATTCCTGTTCTGACAGGTTCTGCTGCTGTAACTACATTCATTACAAAATTAATGAACGAATTTAATGCTGGTGATGCTACAAAAAAATTAGAAATTATTATGACACAAAAGTGGGTAGGTACTTTTGGTGATCCTGCAGATCAGTATGTTGATTACAGAAGAACTGGTTTCCCTGTATTAGCAAACCCGCTTAGCACCACAAAAGAATACCAGCTGAATAACAATGATGCTTTCCCTCTGAATGATTCTCAAACTGTACTGAATAATCCATTTCAGCTATCATGGTATTGGCCACAAGTAGAGCTAAACTCTAATGCTAATGCACCAGCTCAGAAAAACCCAGGTACTTATAAAATCTTTTGGGATCTTTAA
- a CDS encoding SusC/RagA family TonB-linked outer membrane protein, which yields MKLKFNGLLVLLLVLVAQLTFAQERAVSGTVSDNTGMPLPGVSVLIKGTKTGTQTDFDGKYSIKASSNQVLVFSYIGMKTQEVAATSSAINVKLLDGAAQQLESVVVTAFGIKRNPKKLGYSVSEVKAEQITQNSEPDLSRALAGKVAGVNINTSTGVAGAANQITIRGVNSLTGNTDPLIIVDGIAYSNVSVTSTSQITGGGGYESALSSLDPNDIASINVLKSTAAAALYGSRAMNGVIVVTTKSGASKPNKSQKLNVNVGMGTYFETIANLPDYQNTYGSGANFQYSNANGSWGPRFDSMATIPTWPTLLAAFPDQFGPTVPYVAKPNNVKDLFRTGTVLDKTIGFNYAGQDGTFNATISDLRQDGYIPYNSYDRTSMSAGGNFKLSKKFTVGANLAYSKTKQVGGFFGENQFAGSSSSFARTLFLARNWDLNLPYVDPVTGGSVTPNGTQFDHPLWSWQHDQIITHTDRIVAGINLNYTFNDNISASYRAGINKYSLARTQVRDLASRANNGLGNLLADNYVNQDIESTFLLNFNYELNENFKLATIVGNNVLQNEYSRLANEGREFIVPNIFTFKNVKSIANLTDERAMKRNVGVFADVTLSYKDYLFLNATARNDWSSSLPKERNSYFYPSVSASAVITDAFNIQSDILTFAKLRASFAKVGRDVPAEFLKISYNQGQAYNGLPRIGNNTFLGDQNVKPEFSEEYEIGTDLEFFRKRIVVDLSLYSKTTRDLITPVTVASSTGFTELNTNAGSIRNKGIELGLTLVPVKTKDFTWSLLTNFTKNENEVLTLKEGLDRIQLNANQIAYAIPGQPFGVFYGTRFARDANGNYLINRSGGAVIQDPSLGVIGDPNADFRVSFANTFTYKAWSLRTQFDWKQGGDISSSTIEQLLGRGVTRDTEDREKTFIIPGYYGNNDGTPILDANGNQIPNTTQLSMNELYFSPAGGSTFGINSVDEATIYDGTVFRLREINLTYDVPSKILEKTPFGKISLSFIANNLWYFAPNVPKYTNFDPETTSYGNSTLQGIETSAAPTAKRWGFKINLTF from the coding sequence ATGAAACTAAAGTTCAATGGACTCCTAGTACTTTTATTAGTACTAGTAGCGCAACTTACTTTTGCGCAAGAAAGAGCTGTTTCTGGAACAGTTTCCGATAATACAGGAATGCCTTTACCAGGTGTTAGTGTATTGATCAAAGGAACAAAAACAGGGACACAAACAGACTTTGATGGTAAATACTCTATCAAAGCTTCTTCAAACCAGGTTTTGGTATTTAGCTACATCGGGATGAAAACTCAGGAAGTAGCCGCCACCTCTTCTGCAATTAATGTAAAATTATTAGATGGTGCCGCACAACAACTGGAAAGTGTTGTTGTAACTGCATTCGGTATTAAGCGTAATCCTAAAAAACTAGGATACTCTGTTAGCGAAGTAAAAGCAGAACAAATTACTCAAAATTCAGAACCAGATTTATCAAGAGCTCTTGCAGGAAAAGTTGCAGGGGTTAACATTAATACATCAACTGGTGTTGCAGGAGCTGCCAACCAAATTACCATTAGAGGGGTAAACTCATTAACAGGTAATACAGACCCTTTAATTATCGTTGACGGTATTGCTTACAGCAATGTATCGGTAACTTCAACTAGCCAAATCACTGGAGGAGGTGGATATGAATCTGCTTTATCTTCTTTAGATCCTAATGACATCGCAAGTATCAACGTACTTAAAAGTACTGCTGCTGCTGCACTTTACGGTTCAAGAGCTATGAACGGGGTAATCGTTGTAACCACTAAATCCGGTGCATCTAAACCAAATAAATCACAAAAATTAAATGTAAATGTTGGAATGGGTACTTATTTTGAAACCATAGCCAACTTACCAGACTACCAAAACACTTATGGTTCAGGAGCAAATTTCCAGTACTCAAACGCAAATGGTTCATGGGGACCACGCTTTGACTCAATGGCAACAATCCCTACATGGCCAACATTGCTAGCCGCTTTCCCTGATCAGTTTGGACCTACAGTTCCTTATGTTGCAAAACCAAACAACGTAAAAGACTTATTCAGAACAGGAACAGTGTTAGACAAAACAATCGGTTTTAACTATGCCGGACAAGACGGAACTTTTAATGCTACTATTTCAGATTTACGTCAGGATGGTTACATTCCTTACAACTCTTACGACAGAACCTCTATGTCTGCAGGTGGAAACTTCAAACTAAGTAAAAAATTCACTGTTGGAGCCAACTTAGCGTACTCAAAAACAAAACAAGTAGGAGGTTTCTTTGGAGAAAACCAATTTGCAGGATCTTCTTCTTCATTTGCCAGAACTTTGTTCTTAGCCAGAAACTGGGATTTAAATCTTCCATACGTAGATCCTGTAACAGGTGGATCTGTTACTCCAAACGGAACACAATTCGACCACCCACTTTGGTCTTGGCAACACGACCAGATTATCACTCATACGGATAGAATTGTTGCAGGTATTAACTTAAACTACACTTTCAACGACAATATTTCAGCATCTTACAGAGCTGGTATTAACAAATATTCATTAGCGAGAACTCAGGTTCGTGATCTGGCTTCCAGAGCAAATAATGGATTAGGTAATTTACTTGCTGATAACTACGTAAACCAGGATATTGAATCTACATTCTTATTAAACTTCAATTATGAATTGAATGAGAACTTTAAATTAGCAACTATTGTTGGTAATAACGTATTGCAAAATGAGTATTCAAGACTTGCAAATGAAGGAAGAGAATTCATTGTACCAAACATCTTTACTTTTAAAAACGTTAAAAGTATAGCGAATCTAACGGATGAGCGAGCTATGAAAAGAAATGTCGGAGTATTTGCCGATGTAACTTTATCCTATAAAGATTACCTGTTTTTAAATGCTACAGCCAGAAATGACTGGAGTTCATCTTTACCAAAAGAAAGAAACTCTTATTTCTATCCATCTGTAAGTGCCTCAGCAGTTATAACTGATGCCTTCAATATCCAAAGTGATATTTTAACTTTTGCTAAATTAAGAGCCAGTTTCGCTAAAGTTGGTAGAGATGTACCTGCAGAATTCTTAAAAATATCTTACAACCAAGGACAAGCTTACAATGGCCTTCCTAGAATTGGAAACAATACTTTCCTGGGAGATCAAAATGTTAAGCCAGAATTCTCAGAAGAATACGAAATTGGTACTGACTTAGAGTTTTTCAGAAAACGTATTGTAGTTGATTTGAGTTTGTACTCCAAAACGACAAGAGATCTAATTACTCCTGTAACTGTAGCTTCTTCAACAGGTTTTACTGAATTAAATACAAATGCAGGTTCTATTAGAAACAAAGGTATCGAACTTGGATTAACATTAGTACCTGTTAAAACTAAAGACTTCACATGGTCGTTACTAACTAACTTCACTAAAAACGAAAATGAAGTATTAACATTGAAAGAAGGTTTAGACAGAATTCAACTTAATGCAAACCAAATTGCTTATGCAATTCCAGGACAGCCTTTTGGAGTTTTCTACGGAACAAGATTTGCTCGTGATGCTAATGGAAATTATTTGATCAACAGATCAGGAGGAGCCGTTATTCAAGACCCATCACTTGGTGTTATTGGAGATCCAAATGCTGATTTCAGAGTAAGTTTCGCTAATACCTTTACTTACAAAGCGTGGAGTTTAAGAACACAATTTGACTGGAAACAAGGAGGTGATATCTCTTCTTCTACTATAGAACAATTATTAGGAAGAGGTGTAACCAGAGATACTGAAGACAGAGAGAAAACATTTATTATCCCGGGTTACTACGGAAATAATGACGGAACTCCGATCTTAGATGCTAATGGAAATCAAATTCCAAACACTACTCAATTAAGCATGAATGAGCTTTACTTCTCTCCTGCCGGAGGAAGTACTTTTGGAATAAATTCTGTTGATGAAGCGACAATTTATGACGGAACTGTATTTAGATTAAGAGAGATAAACTTAACTTATGACGTACCAAGTAAAATTCTTGAAAAAACTCCATTTGGAAAAATCAGTTTAAGTTTTATTGCAAACAACCTATGGTATTTTGCACCAAACGTTCCTAAGTATACCAATTTTGATCCTGAAACAACAAGCTACGGTAATTCAACATTACAAGGTATAGAGACTTCAGCTGCTCCGACAGCAAAAAGATGGGGCTTCAAAATTAATTTAACATTTTAA
- a CDS encoding SusD/RagB family nutrient-binding outer membrane lipoprotein has product MKNIKITLTALMATFLFQACSEDKMDEINKNVNNPTEMASRLIITDVMVNSAFTVTGADASFYAGIYSELSAGNHNQMYNAQIRRADPQLSSTYNNGWNNSYRQLLNLGVIIDNCTTGKEKGNFQTLGVAQILKAYNLAILTDLFGDVPYTEAVKPGVIFQPKVDKQEAIYQDIFKNLTEGIANLNKTSTYATLGVQDPIYGGNSAKWIKAANGLLARYTMRLSLRKADYQGVINYVNASFADASDELKLVNGGVPNPFARFELNRGAICVAKSFYDTMVANGPADARTASFFTKKAGVVLPFDNSKEDVEAQGRYSISALMSEANAIYLLSYHELLFLKAEAQARLGLPEAQTTMNAAIKAAYAKKTAVAFTPAQADTYIASIGALTGNALLKKIMVEKHISFFENEGIESYNDIRRLQAMGNGDLIPMVNPKPELFPQRFAYGQSDVASNTNVKELYGDGSYVYKEKVWWAGGTR; this is encoded by the coding sequence ATGAAAAATATAAAAATAACACTAACAGCTTTAATGGCTACGTTCTTATTCCAAGCTTGTTCTGAGGACAAGATGGACGAAATAAATAAGAATGTGAACAATCCGACAGAGATGGCTAGCCGCTTAATCATTACGGATGTTATGGTGAATTCTGCCTTCACAGTAACTGGTGCTGATGCTTCATTTTACGCAGGTATCTACTCTGAGTTAAGTGCAGGAAATCACAATCAAATGTACAATGCTCAGATTAGAAGAGCTGATCCACAATTATCTTCAACTTACAATAACGGCTGGAACAATAGCTACAGACAATTATTGAATTTAGGAGTGATTATTGACAACTGTACAACTGGTAAAGAAAAAGGAAATTTCCAAACATTAGGTGTAGCACAAATCTTAAAGGCTTACAACTTAGCGATCCTTACCGATCTTTTTGGAGACGTTCCTTACACTGAAGCTGTAAAACCAGGAGTAATTTTTCAACCAAAAGTTGACAAACAAGAAGCTATTTACCAAGACATCTTTAAAAACCTTACTGAAGGTATTGCTAACTTGAACAAAACTTCAACTTATGCAACTTTAGGTGTTCAGGATCCTATTTATGGTGGAAATTCTGCTAAATGGATAAAAGCAGCAAACGGATTATTAGCAAGATACACTATGAGATTATCTCTTAGAAAAGCGGATTACCAAGGTGTAATTAACTATGTAAATGCTTCTTTCGCAGATGCTAGCGACGAATTAAAACTTGTAAATGGTGGTGTTCCAAATCCTTTCGCAAGATTCGAATTAAACAGAGGAGCTATTTGTGTTGCTAAAAGTTTCTACGACACTATGGTTGCTAACGGACCTGCAGATGCTCGTACAGCTTCTTTCTTTACAAAAAAGGCTGGTGTAGTACTTCCTTTTGACAATTCAAAAGAAGATGTTGAAGCTCAAGGCAGATATTCTATCTCAGCTCTTATGAGCGAGGCAAACGCAATCTACTTATTAAGCTACCACGAATTATTGTTCTTGAAAGCTGAAGCACAAGCGAGATTAGGTTTACCTGAAGCACAAACAACGATGAATGCAGCTATTAAAGCAGCTTACGCTAAAAAAACAGCTGTAGCATTTACACCGGCGCAAGCAGATACCTACATTGCTTCTATTGGAGCTTTAACCGGTAATGCCTTGTTGAAAAAAATCATGGTAGAAAAACACATTTCTTTCTTTGAAAATGAAGGTATCGAATCTTATAACGACATCAGACGTTTACAAGCAATGGGTAATGGAGACCTTATTCCTATGGTAAATCCAAAACCTGAATTGTTTCCACAAAGATTTGCTTACGGTCAATCTGACGTTGCTTCAAACACAAACGTTAAAGAACTATACGGAGACGGTTCTTATGTATACAAAGAAAAAGTTTGGTGGGCTGGAGGTACTAGATAA